One window from the genome of Bacillus rossius redtenbacheri isolate Brsri chromosome 12, Brsri_v3, whole genome shotgun sequence encodes:
- the LOC134537847 gene encoding phosphatidylinositol-glycan biosynthesis class W protein-like: MEEQDYSSYKHSKAMLMEHNNGTTFAETVTVLLPVPLGIVLTSLTLIVLSSHQLLASKLWAQFLIEFCLVVLPLLFSVTVWSDFSYLLVTLMASACMILLLSSVGAAWKAGSVALSIPIKEAKRPYITNFRSSINLTTCLCILAVDFSIFPRRFAKTESFGFSLMDMGVGGYIFANAIVSREALGARRHAPSSAVWKATVSSLPLIVLGVARLLSTRSLDYYVNVTEYGLHWNFFFTLAICKVSSTVLLCVFHAGYSAFLSVFVMCLHEFLLASGVQDWVLGPAPRWDFLSANREGIISCSGYVALYLAGVCVGRLLHSKRTFLRDYLHLAAELLCAMLLFSALGIFWQRHLGASRRLANFGYFFLTVAYNLTFLTVFLFAELVTTILEHKTNQKHINSKTGENKLLTKVVFVPTILDSFNYNGLLSFLIANLFTGCVNLYMRTIQEPVFGGTVILILYSFLLCSIVVLFSKHIHFKVW; this comes from the coding sequence ATGGAAGAGCAAGATTATTCCAGTTACAAACATTCCAAAGCTATGCTAATGGAACACAACAATGGGACGACATTTGCAGAGACAGTGACAGTACTTTTGCCTGTGCCGCTGGGAATTGTTCTTACTAGTTTGACACTAATAGTACTATCTTCGCATCAACTTCTTGCATCAAAATTATGGGCACAATTTTTGATTGAGTTTTGCTTAGTGGTTTTACCGCTTTTGTTCAGTGTAACAGTTTGGTCTGATTTTTCGTACCTGTTAGTAACTTTGATGGCTTCAGCATGTATGATTCTGTTACTGTCTTCCGTTGGAGCTGCCTGGAAGGCCGGAAGTGTGGCACTGTCGATACCAATTAAGGAGGCTAAGAGGCCTTACATCACAAATTTTAGGTCGTCTATAAATTTGACGACATGCTTGTGCATACTGGCAGTGGATTTCTCCATATTCCCGCGCCGCTTTGCAAAAACGGAGTCTTTCGGATTCAGCCTCATGGACATGGGAGTCGGGGGGTATATTTTTGCCAATGCCATCGTATCCAGGGAAGCGCTTGGAGCCAGAAGGCACGCTCCCTCCTCGGCTGTTTGGAAAGCCACGGTCAGCAGCCTCCCTCTGATCGTGTTGGGCGTAGCAAGACTGCTGTCAACACGCTCGCTCGATTACTACGTTAACGTTACGGAGTACGGGCTTCATTGGAACTTTTTTTTCACGCTGGCCATTTGCAAAGTCTCAAGCACAGTTTTGCTGTGTGTGTTCCATGCAGGTTATTCTGCATTCCTGTCTGTCTTCGTGATGTGTCTGCACGAGTTTCTGCTCGCGTCTGGAGTACAGGACTGGGTGTTGGGCCCAGCCCCTAGATGGGATTTCCTCTCGGCGAACCGAGAAGGCATTATCTCGTGCTCTGGTTACGTGGCTCTGTACTTGGCGGGAGTCTGTGTTGGCCGCCTGCTGCATTCCAAAAGAACATTCCTTCGAGATTACTTGCATCTTGCGGCAGAACTGCTGTGTGCAATGTTGTTGTTTTCAGCACTCGGAATATTTTGGCAGAGGCACCTGGGTGCATCGAGGCGGCTTGCCAACTTCGGGTACTTCTTTCTGACTGTTGCGTACAACCTAACTTTCCTTACAGTATTTCTGTTTGCAGAACTGGTTACTACGATTCTTGAACATAAAACCAATCAAAAACATATCAACAGCAAGACTGgtgaaaataaacttttaacaaaaGTAGTGTTTGTTCCTACTATTCTAGACAGTTTTAACTATAATGGGTTGTTATCTTTCCTAATTGCGAATTTGTTTACAGgatgtgtaaatttgtacatgaGGACAATACAAGAGCCAGTTTTTGGTGGTAcggttattttaattttgtatagcTTTCTGTTATGTTCAATAGTAGTTTTATTTTCTAagcacattcactttaaagtatggTAA